GCAGAATACATTTGGCCTGCCTGTTTACATCGGGACAATATTCGGCATCCTGCTGCTTGAAGGATTTGTGATTACAACTATTGATACAGCAGTAAGGCTGAACCGTTATCTCTTAGAAGAACTGTGGGGCTTTATTTTTAAAAATCCACCCAGGATATTCAGTACCTATATATTCAATGCCTTTATATGCGTTTTATTGATGTTCCTGCTGGCCTATTACAATGCCTTTCTTGTTATATGGCCGATATTCGGCACTGCAAATCAACTTTTAGCGGCACTGACCCTCATTGCCCTGACTGCATGGCTTATGGTTAAAGGGAAAAGATACTGGTTTACACTTTTCCCTGCCAT
This window of the Nitrospirota bacterium genome carries:
- a CDS encoding carbon starvation protein A, with protein sequence QNTFGLPVYIGTIFGILLLEGFVITTIDTAVRLNRYLLEELWGFIFKNPPRIFSTYIFNAFICVLLMFLLAYYNAFLVIWPIFGTANQLLAALTLIALTAWLMVKGKRYWFTLFPAIFMIVTTVYSLLHLFTMKYLPDRNWTLASTDMLLILLAAGVVIVSLSRLLRDWNNSRKA